A genome region from Brassica oleracea var. oleracea cultivar TO1000 chromosome C2, BOL, whole genome shotgun sequence includes the following:
- the LOC106326327 gene encoding gibberellin 3-beta-dioxygenase 4, whose translation MSVELPVFDISKPLNESSLTSLQDACKEWGFFYVTNHGISGDMYQKLRRFSGGIFGLRDEDKIKMGASNYTPRFIASPFFESLRVSGPDFYASAKSSIDAFSDQPTDEEFSELMKEYGEKMTELCEKIMKAILSSFGEDLHHKYYKSEFGNCHGYFRINNYTIPLEQDHQEDDVDLLEGLGMHTDMSCITIVDQDDIGGLQVRTRDGIGLMDINPKDEALVVNVGDLLHAWTNGRLRSSQHRVVLKRHSFVENRFSLAFFWCFEDQKVVFAPDEVVGGGERGRVFRSFKCGDYLRFRESNEKGKFEKVGHTVEDFARTEDSN comes from the exons ATGTCTGTGGAACTTCCGGTGTTTGACATCTCAAAGCCTCTAAACGAGTCATCGCTGACGTCGCTACAAGATGCTTGTAAGGAGTGGGGTTTCTTCTACGTGACAAACCATGGCATCTCCGGCGATATGTACCAGAAACTCCGACGATTCTCCGGTGGAATTTTCGGGCTCAGAGACGAGGATAAGATTAAGATGGGAGCATCTAATTATACTCCTCGTTTCATTGCATCTCCTTTCTTCGAGAGCCTCCGTGTCTCCGGTCCCGATTTCTATGCTTCGGCCAAGTCTTCCATCGATGCTTTTTCCGACCAACCTACCGATGAGGAGTTCAG CGAGTTGATGAAAGAATATGGAGAAAAGATGACGGAACTATGCGAGAAAATAATGAAAGCCATACTCTCTAGCTTCGGAGAGGATCTTCATCACAAATATTACAAGTCTGAGTTTGGAAACTGCCATGGCTACTTCAGGATCAACAACTACACAATCCCTTTAGAACAAGATCATCAAGAAGACGATGTTGACTTGTTAGAAGGGCTGGGAATGCACACTGACATGAGCTGCATCACTATCGTTGATCAAGACGACATTGGAGGTCTTCAAGTCAGAACCAGAGACGGGATTGGTCTCATGGATATTAACCCTAAAGACGAGGCTTTAGTCGTCAACGTCGGAGATTTATTACACGCTTGGACCAACGGACGGCTGAGATCGTCCCAACACAGGGTTGTGTTGAAACGGCATAGTTTCGTGGAAAACAGATTCTCCCTCGCTTTCTTCTGGTGTTTTGAGGATCAGAAAGTCGTCTTTGCCCCTGACGAAGTTGTTGGAGGTGGTGAACGTGGGAGGGTATTTCGGTCATTTAAATGTGGGGATTATTTGAGGTTCAGGGAGAGTAATGAGAAAGGGAAGTTCGAGAAGGTTGGGCACACGGTCGAAGACTTTGCACGAACTGAGGACAGTAATTAA